A genomic segment from Acuticoccus sediminis encodes:
- a CDS encoding metal-sensitive transcriptional regulator yields the protein MDEADNKSAVLRRLARLEGQVRGVTRMVEEERTCADVLAQTAAIRSALKGVDKLLLEDHARHCVDDAMAADDSDARRVKLMELIALMDKARNV from the coding sequence ATGGACGAGGCGGACAACAAGAGCGCGGTGCTGCGACGCCTGGCGCGCCTCGAGGGCCAGGTGCGGGGCGTGACGCGCATGGTCGAGGAGGAACGCACGTGCGCCGACGTGCTGGCGCAGACGGCCGCGATCCGCTCGGCCCTCAAGGGTGTCGACAAGCTGCTGCTCGAGGACCATGCGCGCCACTGTGTCGACGACGCGATGGCGGCGGACGACTCCGACGCCCGGCGCGTCAAACTGATGGAGCTGATCGCCCTGATGGACAAGGCCCGCAACGTCTGA